In a single window of the Pontibacter russatus genome:
- the pyrR gene encoding bifunctional pyr operon transcriptional regulator/uracil phosphoribosyltransferase PyrR: MQKRLIVNHQLLEIMVLRLCHQLIESHGDFSDSVILGLQPRGKFVAQRIQRTLASILGREVPTGYLDTTFHRDDFRRRETPLTANATKVDFLVEGKKVILVDDVLYTGRSVRAALDAMIAYGRPASVELLVLIDRLYTRHLPIQATYVGLHVNSLQSQRVLVEWKDQQAGEDNIWLITKNED; the protein is encoded by the coding sequence ATGCAGAAAAGACTCATCGTAAACCACCAACTACTCGAGATCATGGTGCTGCGCCTCTGCCACCAGCTTATCGAGAGCCACGGCGACTTTTCTGATTCTGTGATACTGGGGCTGCAGCCGCGCGGCAAGTTTGTGGCGCAGCGCATCCAACGCACCCTGGCCTCCATCCTGGGCAGGGAAGTGCCCACCGGCTACCTCGACACCACCTTCCACCGCGACGACTTCCGCCGCCGTGAAACCCCACTCACCGCCAACGCCACCAAAGTCGATTTTCTGGTGGAGGGCAAAAAGGTGATCTTGGTGGATGACGTGCTGTACACGGGCCGCTCAGTGCGCGCCGCGCTGGATGCGATGATTGCCTACGGCCGTCCGGCCAGCGTAGAGCTGCTGGTGCTCATCGACCGCCTCTACACGCGCCACCTGCCCATACAGGCCACCTATGTGGGCCTCCACGTAAACTCGCTGCAGAGCCAGCGGGTGCTGGTGGAATGGAAAGATCAGCAGGCCGGGGAAGACAATATATGGCTGATTACCAAAAACGAAGATTAA
- a CDS encoding glycoside hydrolase family 130 protein: MIRPLYILLLCFLLTNCTHENGKQPQAITAPEADEWALLGFVKVDSLNPIMQPSPGQQFHCPVSDSLVRWEARNVLNPSAVVKGGKVYMIYRAQDNHMTSRLGLAVSDDGLHFTKQPEPVLYPENDAFKKYEWKCGIEDPRVVESEDGTYILTYTAYDGKTARLCLATSKDLKTWVKHGLVLGEGKYKDTWSKSGAIVARRVGNRTVATKIDGKYWMYFGDTDLFMATSDDLVQWEVAENAETQKMISVLHPRPGYFDSRLVEPGPYAMLQDDGILLIYNGSNAANFNDPALPKFTYSAGQALFDKNQPYKLIARTDSNFIQPDKPYEKIGEVNEVCFVEGLVYFKDKWFLYYGTADSKIAVAVKEDAK; encoded by the coding sequence ATGATTAGACCTCTATATATCCTGCTGCTCTGCTTCCTGCTCACCAACTGCACCCATGAAAATGGGAAGCAGCCGCAGGCAATTACTGCCCCTGAAGCCGACGAATGGGCGCTGCTCGGTTTTGTGAAGGTGGACAGCCTGAACCCTATTATGCAGCCCTCGCCCGGCCAGCAGTTCCATTGCCCTGTCAGCGACAGCCTGGTGCGGTGGGAGGCGCGGAACGTGCTGAACCCATCAGCCGTGGTAAAAGGCGGCAAGGTATATATGATCTACCGGGCGCAGGACAACCACATGACCTCCAGGCTGGGCCTGGCCGTCAGCGATGACGGCCTTCATTTTACCAAGCAACCGGAGCCGGTGCTGTACCCTGAAAATGACGCATTTAAAAAATACGAGTGGAAGTGCGGCATCGAAGACCCCCGGGTGGTGGAAAGCGAGGACGGCACCTATATCCTGACCTATACCGCCTATGACGGCAAAACCGCCCGGCTGTGCCTGGCCACCTCCAAAGACCTGAAGACCTGGGTAAAGCACGGCCTGGTTTTGGGCGAGGGGAAGTACAAAGACACCTGGTCCAAATCCGGGGCCATTGTGGCGAGGCGCGTAGGAAACAGAACGGTGGCCACCAAAATTGACGGGAAGTACTGGATGTATTTCGGTGACACCGATTTGTTTATGGCCACCTCGGATGACCTGGTGCAGTGGGAGGTGGCGGAGAATGCGGAAACGCAGAAAATGATTTCGGTACTGCACCCCCGCCCCGGCTACTTCGACAGCCGCCTGGTGGAGCCCGGCCCCTACGCGATGCTGCAGGACGATGGCATTCTGCTGATATATAACGGGAGCAACGCGGCCAATTTCAACGACCCCGCCCTGCCTAAGTTCACTTACAGCGCCGGGCAGGCCCTGTTCGACAAAAACCAGCCCTACAAACTCATCGCCAGAACAGACTCCAACTTTATCCAGCCCGACAAGCCCTACGAGAAAATTGGCGAGGTAAACGAAGTCTGCTTCGTGGAAGGGTTGGTTTACTTCAAAGACAAATGGTTCCTGTATTACGGCACGGCAGACTCGAAAATAGCCGTAGCAGTAAAAGAGGACGCAAAGTAA
- a CDS encoding UPF0175 family protein has product MRVVSLMLPEHLDISEPELKILLAGELYEREKLSLGQAADLAGLSKRAFIEIMGMYGFSLFSKSEEDLLTDVANA; this is encoded by the coding sequence ATGCGTGTAGTAAGCTTAATGTTACCGGAGCATCTGGATATAAGTGAACCAGAACTGAAAATACTTTTAGCTGGGGAATTATATGAGAGAGAAAAGCTCTCTTTAGGGCAAGCCGCAGATTTAGCCGGACTATCAAAAAGAGCTTTCATAGAAATAATGGGCATGTACGGATTTTCTCTGTTCAGTAAATCTGAAGAAGATTTATTAACTGACGTCGCCAATGCCTGA
- the pncA gene encoding bifunctional nicotinamidase/pyrazinamidase yields MKALLLIDIQNDFLPGGALAVPGGDAILPLVNQLQERFGLVVATQDWHPQNHKSFALQHTGRQVFDVVELQGLEQVLWPDHCVQGTAGAGFSAKLRMHKVEAIFRKGMNPEIDSYSGFYDNGHLKSTGLADYLRGKGITDIYLAGLAADYCVYFSAKDALQEGFKAHIIEDATRAISPEGFEKAKADIKAGGGEIVQSSSLL; encoded by the coding sequence ATGAAAGCGTTACTTCTGATTGACATACAAAACGACTTTCTGCCGGGCGGCGCATTGGCGGTGCCCGGGGGCGATGCCATCCTTCCCCTTGTAAACCAGTTGCAGGAGCGGTTCGGGCTGGTGGTGGCCACGCAGGACTGGCACCCGCAAAACCACAAAAGCTTCGCTTTGCAGCACACGGGCAGGCAGGTGTTTGATGTGGTGGAACTGCAGGGGCTGGAGCAGGTGCTCTGGCCGGACCACTGCGTGCAGGGCACCGCAGGTGCCGGTTTCTCAGCAAAACTGCGCATGCATAAAGTAGAGGCCATTTTTAGAAAGGGCATGAACCCCGAAATAGACTCCTACAGCGGCTTTTACGACAACGGCCACCTCAAAAGCACCGGCCTGGCCGACTACCTGCGGGGCAAGGGCATTACCGATATATACCTCGCCGGGCTGGCCGCGGACTATTGCGTGTACTTCTCTGCCAAAGACGCCCTGCAGGAAGGTTTTAAAGCCCATATCATTGAAGATGCCACCCGCGCCATTAGTCCGGAAGGCTTTGAAAAGGCGAAAGCAGACATAAAGGCCGGAGGCGGTGAGATCGTGCAGAGTTCCAGCCTGCTTTAA
- a CDS encoding TlpA family protein disulfide reductase has product MKKKSFLPVLILLWLSLNTFAQEVLEVPINLSQGYSVFHPGIGGIMAEAEDSPFRLELRGIPGNLKNITKHQFRIDEKQFFYQLFIGKKISKEMFDQWMQLLKYVPNEKELSKEPLRVSVYAIVGENEAGNKVWLADTDTDLDFSDEQARPLLMYAMPLDFEKYKSFADNAVQVKHQLLRNGKVVEETLPLAIVGMPEDENVYFNFPRHYTATINDQGKAYKIAIESGSFVSKDLNEEDNKLVVLTDKARNRTVDLSVPVRPNQYFYLGDVMYQYLGVNGEKSVARIRKVQHPDTVKSAQIGFPTLDFKGKDFKSEKEVTTEQLKGKYVLLDFWATWCGPCIKEFPRLKALTDQYDKSKFEVVGIIGQSKPEDVAKLIEKHGLTWSQVLSDKIVEQHGVASYPSTLLISPEGKVIYKDIKGEELERVLAELMK; this is encoded by the coding sequence ATGAAGAAGAAGTCTTTCCTCCCCGTATTGATTCTGCTTTGGCTTTCACTCAACACTTTTGCACAGGAAGTATTAGAGGTGCCAATAAATCTATCTCAAGGCTATAGCGTGTTCCATCCAGGCATAGGAGGCATCATGGCAGAGGCTGAAGATAGCCCCTTCCGTTTAGAATTAAGGGGAATACCGGGGAACCTTAAAAACATCACTAAGCACCAATTTAGGATTGACGAGAAGCAGTTCTTCTACCAGCTTTTCATTGGCAAGAAGATTTCAAAAGAAATGTTTGACCAGTGGATGCAGCTCCTGAAATACGTACCCAATGAGAAAGAGCTCTCCAAAGAGCCTCTGAGAGTCTCAGTCTACGCCATAGTAGGTGAAAACGAAGCAGGTAATAAAGTATGGCTTGCCGACACCGACACCGATCTTGATTTCTCAGATGAACAAGCACGCCCGCTGCTGATGTACGCTATGCCGCTGGACTTCGAAAAATATAAAAGCTTTGCAGATAACGCTGTTCAGGTAAAGCACCAACTTTTACGCAATGGCAAAGTGGTTGAAGAGACGCTTCCTTTAGCCATCGTTGGCATGCCTGAAGATGAGAATGTTTATTTCAATTTCCCGAGACATTACACCGCCACTATAAACGACCAGGGCAAGGCTTACAAGATTGCAATTGAAAGCGGCAGCTTTGTTTCAAAGGACTTGAATGAAGAGGACAACAAGCTGGTAGTGCTAACGGATAAGGCGAGGAACAGGACGGTGGACTTGTCTGTGCCTGTGCGTCCTAACCAGTACTTCTACCTAGGAGACGTTATGTACCAGTACCTGGGCGTTAATGGGGAAAAGAGTGTAGCCAGAATTCGAAAAGTACAGCATCCTGATACGGTAAAATCAGCTCAGATAGGATTCCCTACGCTTGACTTCAAGGGAAAGGACTTCAAGTCAGAGAAGGAGGTTACAACTGAGCAGTTGAAAGGAAAGTATGTTCTGTTGGATTTCTGGGCAACGTGGTGTGGTCCCTGCATAAAGGAGTTTCCAAGGCTGAAGGCCTTAACCGACCAGTATGATAAGAGCAAGTTCGAAGTTGTAGGAATAATAGGACAATCAAAACCTGAAGACGTGGCAAAGCTAATTGAAAAGCATGGGCTCACTTGGTCACAGGTGTTGTCCGATAAGATTGTGGAGCAGCATGGTGTAGCGAGTTATCCCTCTACTCTCCTTATCTCCCCAGAGGGAAAAGTAATTTATAAGGATATAAAAGGGGAAGAGTTGGAGAGGGTGTTAGCAGAATTAATGAAGTAA
- a CDS encoding DNA polymerase/3'-5' exonuclease PolX, producing MENKNIIKLFRLAAELLELHDENPFKVRSYANAVGTLELVEAPLAGMGQAQLEGIAGVGKGIAAKIMEINSTGSFAELDQMLAATPPGVVEMLRIKGIGPKKVRVIWKELGTETVEELLEACEQDKLSKLKGFGAKTQENIRQALLFTQQNRGKLLYAEAEPAAAELLQQIQQALPGVQAALAGDIRRRMEIVEKLELVVGTDAPAEAEEALNQLEMLQQNEKASGPLVWRGQHIVNGLETAIYLAPVACFGNELLMHSSSKAHLSQVFAAGKCMINVVREEKHATEEDVYAAAGMAYVVPELREGTNELQLAMENKLPRLLELSDLKGSLHNHSTYSDGANTLEQMATYCRDMGYEYLGICDHSKTASYAGGLREGDVLRQQKEIEELNKKLAPFRIFKGIESDILGDGSLDYDTDILQTFDFIVASIHSSLNMDEKKATSRLITAIENPYTTMLGHPTGRLLLRREGYPINHRAVIDACAAHNVIIEINANPWRLDMDWRWVQYALEKGVMLSINPDAHHTSGYDDMRYGVLVGRKGGLTKEMTFNTKSAAEVERYFRERKEKIK from the coding sequence TTGGAAAATAAAAACATCATAAAACTGTTCAGGCTGGCGGCCGAGCTGCTGGAACTGCACGACGAGAATCCCTTTAAAGTCCGTTCCTACGCAAATGCGGTGGGAACGCTGGAACTGGTGGAGGCACCCCTGGCCGGCATGGGCCAAGCACAACTGGAGGGCATCGCCGGAGTAGGCAAAGGCATCGCCGCCAAGATAATGGAGATAAACTCCACCGGCTCTTTCGCGGAGCTGGACCAGATGCTGGCCGCCACGCCGCCGGGCGTGGTGGAGATGCTGCGCATCAAAGGCATCGGCCCCAAAAAGGTGCGCGTTATCTGGAAAGAGCTGGGCACCGAGACGGTGGAGGAACTGCTGGAGGCCTGCGAGCAGGACAAGCTGAGCAAGCTGAAGGGCTTCGGGGCCAAAACGCAGGAAAACATCCGGCAGGCGCTGCTCTTCACGCAGCAGAACCGGGGCAAGCTGCTGTATGCCGAGGCCGAGCCTGCCGCGGCGGAACTGCTGCAGCAGATACAACAGGCCCTGCCCGGAGTGCAGGCAGCGTTGGCAGGCGATATACGCCGCCGGATGGAAATTGTGGAGAAGTTGGAGCTGGTGGTGGGCACCGATGCCCCGGCAGAAGCGGAGGAAGCCCTGAACCAACTGGAAATGCTGCAACAGAATGAGAAGGCCTCCGGCCCGTTGGTGTGGCGCGGGCAGCATATAGTGAACGGTTTGGAGACAGCCATATATCTTGCGCCTGTCGCCTGCTTTGGAAATGAGCTGCTGATGCATTCTTCTTCTAAAGCGCACCTGAGCCAGGTATTCGCTGCCGGCAAGTGTATGATCAACGTGGTGCGGGAGGAAAAGCATGCCACCGAGGAGGACGTATATGCCGCTGCCGGGATGGCCTACGTGGTGCCGGAGCTGCGCGAGGGCACCAATGAACTGCAACTGGCGATGGAGAACAAGCTGCCCCGACTGCTGGAGCTCTCTGACCTGAAAGGTAGCTTGCACAACCACAGCACCTACTCCGACGGCGCCAACACCCTGGAGCAGATGGCTACCTACTGCCGCGACATGGGGTATGAGTACCTGGGCATATGCGACCACTCCAAAACAGCGTCGTATGCCGGGGGACTGCGCGAAGGCGACGTGCTGCGGCAGCAAAAGGAGATAGAGGAGCTGAATAAAAAGCTGGCTCCGTTCAGGATATTCAAAGGCATTGAGTCGGACATCCTGGGAGATGGCTCTTTGGATTATGATACGGATATCCTCCAAACCTTCGACTTTATTGTGGCGAGCATCCACAGCAGCCTGAACATGGACGAGAAAAAGGCCACTTCCCGCCTTATCACCGCCATCGAAAACCCCTACACCACCATGCTGGGCCACCCGACGGGCCGCCTGCTGCTGCGCCGCGAGGGTTACCCGATCAACCACAGAGCCGTGATTGATGCCTGCGCCGCCCACAATGTCATCATCGAGATAAACGCCAATCCGTGGCGCCTGGACATGGACTGGCGCTGGGTGCAGTACGCGCTGGAAAAAGGCGTGATGCTCAGCATCAACCCCGATGCCCACCACACCAGCGGCTATGACGACATGCGCTACGGCGTGCTGGTAGGCCGCAAAGGAGGACTCACTAAAGAGATGACCTTCAACACGAAGTCGGCGGCGGAAGTGGAGCGGTACTTTCGGGAGCGGAAGGAGAAGATAAAGTAG
- a CDS encoding DEAD/DEAH box helicase, whose protein sequence is MDFSSFNLHEDVTTGINSMGYNSPTPVQEQAIPLILAGQDMIACAQTGTGKTAAYLLPLIDRISHGNYDHTSTLVLVPTRELAKQIDEQVEGFGYFASVSSIAIYGGNKGDDWDLQKRALTTGADIIIATPGRLLSHLAMGYVKLDQLNHLVLDEADKMLDMGFMDDLLKIISQLPKQRQTLLFSATMPRKIRDLAQQILQNPAEINLAVAKPAEGIDQRIYLTYDNQKLPLLEHLLRELDVQSMIIFTSRKSNVNQIVRSLQKMGFTAQGISSDMTQDEREKALQGFKNKQYQIVVATDILSRGIDIDSLSHVVNFDMPQDAEDYVHRVGRTARAASTGMAITFVNEKDMYRVQKVERLIEREVPKLPLPDDFGPGPAYDPTKSHDGGSHRHRGGNRPGSGGKDHRSKHHSGGGKRPDRHAEDGNNRPIKAANHAPRPQGGGEAAVATGGGEKKRRKNRNRNRNRGGAEGSKPQGETQQPA, encoded by the coding sequence TTGGATTTCAGTTCTTTTAACCTACATGAAGATGTAACGACGGGAATAAACTCGATGGGCTACAACAGCCCCACTCCCGTGCAGGAACAGGCCATTCCGCTCATACTCGCTGGCCAGGACATGATAGCCTGCGCCCAGACGGGCACCGGCAAAACGGCGGCTTACCTGCTCCCCCTCATCGACCGGATCTCGCACGGCAACTACGACCACACCAGCACGCTGGTGCTGGTGCCCACGCGCGAGCTGGCCAAGCAGATAGACGAGCAGGTGGAGGGCTTCGGCTACTTTGCCTCCGTCTCCTCCATCGCCATATATGGCGGCAACAAAGGCGACGACTGGGATTTGCAGAAGCGCGCGCTCACCACGGGCGCCGACATCATCATCGCCACGCCGGGCCGCCTGCTCTCGCACCTGGCCATGGGCTACGTGAAGCTGGACCAGCTGAACCACCTGGTGCTGGACGAGGCCGACAAAATGCTGGACATGGGCTTTATGGACGACCTCCTGAAGATCATCAGCCAACTGCCGAAGCAGCGCCAGACACTGCTCTTCTCGGCCACCATGCCCCGCAAGATCCGCGACCTGGCGCAGCAGATTCTGCAGAACCCCGCCGAGATTAACCTGGCGGTGGCCAAACCCGCCGAAGGCATTGACCAGCGCATCTACCTGACCTACGACAATCAGAAACTGCCCCTGCTGGAGCACCTGCTGCGCGAACTTGACGTGCAGAGCATGATCATCTTCACCTCGCGCAAGTCGAATGTGAACCAAATTGTGCGCTCGCTGCAGAAGATGGGCTTCACGGCACAGGGCATCTCGTCCGACATGACGCAGGACGAGCGCGAGAAGGCGCTGCAGGGCTTCAAAAACAAGCAGTACCAGATTGTGGTGGCCACCGACATCCTCTCCCGCGGCATCGACATCGACAGCCTGAGCCACGTCGTGAACTTCGACATGCCGCAGGACGCCGAGGACTACGTTCACCGCGTGGGCCGCACGGCGCGCGCCGCCTCCACGGGCATGGCCATCACGTTTGTAAACGAGAAAGACATGTACCGGGTGCAGAAGGTGGAGCGCCTGATTGAGCGGGAAGTGCCCAAGCTGCCTTTGCCCGACGATTTTGGTCCCGGCCCGGCATATGACCCCACCAAGAGCCATGACGGTGGCAGCCACCGCCACAGAGGCGGCAACCGCCCCGGCTCAGGAGGCAAAGACCACCGAAGCAAGCACCACAGCGGAGGCGGTAAGCGCCCTGACCGCCATGCCGAGGACGGCAACAACAGACCTATAAAGGCTGCAAATCATGCGCCGCGCCCACAGGGGGGTGGCGAAGCAGCCGTGGCAACGGGAGGCGGTGAAAAAAAGAGACGCAAGAACCGGAACCGAAACAGGAACCGTGGGGGCGCTGAAGGCAGCAAGCCGCAGGGCGAAACCCAACAGCCTGCTTAA
- a CDS encoding VOC family protein has translation MKIEHFALNVENPPAMAAWYTEHIGMRAVRQMSEAPYTTFLADESGRVMIEVYNNPADEVPDYRRMNPLLVHLAFVSERPGEDKERLLQAGASLETEQHLEDGSYIVMLRDPWGLALQLCKRAVPMLLKTEASGR, from the coding sequence ATGAAGATAGAACACTTTGCCCTGAATGTCGAAAATCCCCCCGCCATGGCTGCCTGGTACACCGAACACATCGGCATGCGGGCGGTGCGGCAGATGTCAGAAGCACCCTACACCACTTTTCTGGCTGACGAAAGCGGCAGGGTTATGATCGAGGTTTACAACAACCCGGCAGACGAGGTGCCCGACTACCGCCGGATGAACCCGCTACTGGTACACCTCGCTTTTGTGTCGGAGAGGCCGGGGGAGGACAAAGAAAGATTGCTGCAGGCGGGGGCAAGCCTCGAAACGGAGCAGCACCTGGAGGACGGATCGTATATAGTGATGCTCCGCGACCCGTGGGGGCTGGCGCTGCAACTCTGCAAGCGGGCAGTGCCGATGCTGCTAAAAACAGAAGCATCAGGCCGGTGA
- a CDS encoding DUF3368 domain-containing protein — protein sequence MTFDLPGTLVALDDLKARKVAKSLHLRITGSLGILVKARQQGYITKLLPVLNQVQQTDFRISENIARKILYMVGE from the coding sequence TTGACTTTTGATTTACCGGGCACTTTGGTAGCACTTGATGACTTGAAAGCCAGAAAAGTCGCCAAATCACTTCACTTGAGAATCACCGGCAGCCTGGGAATTTTAGTCAAAGCCAGGCAACAGGGATATATAACAAAGCTCTTGCCTGTTCTAAATCAAGTACAACAGACTGACTTTAGAATATCAGAAAATATAGCCAGAAAAATTCTATACATGGTAGGTGAATGA
- a CDS encoding aspartate carbamoyltransferase catalytic subunit has product MQELSVRHLLGIKDITPQDIQLIFETADNFKEVLNRPIKKVPSLRDITVANVFFENSTRTRLSFELAEKRLSADVINFSSSSSSVKKGETLLDTVNNILAMKVDMIVMRHSSPGAPHFLADHIQANIVNAGDGTHEHPTQALLDAFSIRERLGEVAGKKVVIIGDILHSRVALSNIFALQKLGAEVMVCGPTTLLPKHIKQLGVQVETDVRKALAWCDVANVLRIQLERMQMKYFPSLREYTLYYGIDKKMLDSLDKQITLMHPGPINRGVELSSDAADSHHSIILNQVENGVAIRMAVLFLLAQKQ; this is encoded by the coding sequence ATGCAAGAGCTCAGCGTCCGGCACCTGTTAGGCATCAAAGACATCACCCCGCAAGACATCCAGCTCATTTTTGAGACGGCGGACAATTTCAAGGAAGTCCTGAACCGGCCCATCAAGAAAGTGCCCTCGCTGCGCGACATCACCGTCGCCAACGTCTTTTTTGAGAACTCCACGCGCACGCGCCTCTCCTTTGAGCTGGCCGAGAAAAGGCTCTCGGCCGACGTCATCAACTTCAGCAGCAGCAGCAGCTCCGTGAAGAAAGGCGAAACCCTGCTCGACACGGTAAACAACATCCTGGCCATGAAGGTGGATATGATTGTGATGCGCCACTCCAGCCCCGGCGCGCCCCACTTCCTCGCCGACCATATACAGGCAAACATCGTGAACGCTGGCGACGGCACGCACGAGCACCCCACGCAGGCCCTGCTGGACGCCTTCTCCATCCGCGAAAGGCTGGGCGAAGTGGCCGGGAAAAAGGTGGTGATCATTGGGGATATCCTGCACTCGCGGGTGGCGCTGTCTAACATCTTCGCGCTCCAGAAGCTAGGCGCCGAGGTGATGGTGTGCGGCCCCACCACCCTGCTGCCGAAGCATATAAAACAACTGGGCGTGCAGGTGGAGACGGACGTGCGGAAGGCGCTGGCCTGGTGCGACGTGGCCAACGTGCTGCGCATACAGCTGGAGCGCATGCAGATGAAGTACTTCCCGTCGCTGCGCGAGTACACGCTCTACTACGGCATCGACAAGAAGATGCTCGACAGCCTGGACAAACAAATCACGCTGATGCACCCCGGCCCCATCAACCGGGGCGTGGAGCTGAGCAGCGACGCCGCCGATTCGCACCACTCCATCATCCTGAACCAGGTGGAGAACGGGGTGGCCATCCGGATGGCGGTGCTGTTTCTGCTGGCTCAGAAGCAGTAG
- a CDS encoding EVE domain-containing protein, with protein sequence MQHWLVKSEPETYAWADLVKDGRTTWDGVRNFQARNNLQQMQPGDLVLFYHSVSEKAVVGIAKVDKAAYPDPSADDPKWVAVDLVPFRDFKEPVTLEQIKKDKRLEKIALLRQSRLSVMPLTGEEFDVLLALGN encoded by the coding sequence ATGCAACACTGGCTTGTAAAATCAGAACCTGAAACATACGCCTGGGCTGACCTGGTAAAGGACGGGCGCACCACCTGGGACGGCGTGCGCAACTTTCAGGCGCGCAACAACCTGCAGCAGATGCAACCCGGCGACCTGGTGCTGTTCTACCACAGCGTGTCGGAGAAGGCCGTGGTGGGAATCGCCAAAGTAGACAAAGCCGCTTACCCCGACCCCTCCGCCGACGACCCGAAGTGGGTGGCGGTGGACCTGGTGCCTTTCCGCGATTTCAAGGAGCCGGTAACGCTGGAGCAGATAAAAAAAGACAAACGCCTGGAGAAGATCGCCCTGCTGCGCCAGTCGCGGCTGTCGGTGATGCCGCTTACCGGCGAGGAATTCGACGTCCTGCTGGCGCTGGGGAACTAA
- a CDS encoding glycosyltransferase family 9 protein: MPKILILRFSSIGDIVLTTPVVRCVKQQVPDAEVHYCTKLAFRGMLANNPYIDKVHVLQDSLSELVQQLKAENFDYVIDLHNNLRTRVIKARLGKPGRSFNKLNYEKWLMVNFKLNRLPDVHIVNRYLDAAAALDVQDDGKGLDYFIPPQDEVDIQTLPAPFQQGYVAFAIGAQHYTKRLPTVRIIELCGRLQQPVVLLGGKEDAATGEEIAAYFEQRSANNAQRTTIYNACGKYSLNGSASLVRQAAKVISHDTGLMHIAAAFQKDIISVWGNTIPEFGMYPFRTRYKVLEVQGLSCRPCSKIGYSKCPKGHFKCMRNIPFDDLDI, from the coding sequence ATGCCTAAAATTCTCATCCTTCGTTTCTCCTCCATCGGCGATATTGTGCTGACGACGCCCGTGGTGCGCTGCGTGAAGCAGCAGGTGCCCGACGCGGAGGTGCATTACTGCACCAAACTGGCTTTCCGGGGCATGCTGGCAAATAATCCCTATATAGACAAGGTGCATGTGCTGCAGGACAGCCTGAGTGAACTGGTGCAGCAACTGAAGGCTGAGAACTTCGACTATGTCATCGACCTGCACAATAACCTGCGCACGCGCGTCATCAAGGCGCGGCTGGGCAAGCCGGGCCGCAGCTTCAACAAGCTCAACTATGAGAAGTGGCTGATGGTGAACTTCAAGCTCAACCGCCTGCCCGACGTACACATCGTAAACCGCTATCTGGATGCCGCCGCTGCCCTGGACGTGCAAGACGACGGCAAAGGTCTGGATTATTTTATCCCGCCACAGGACGAAGTGGATATACAAACATTGCCGGCGCCGTTTCAACAGGGATATGTGGCCTTTGCCATCGGGGCGCAGCATTACACCAAGCGCCTGCCCACCGTGCGCATCATCGAGCTGTGCGGGCGGCTGCAGCAGCCCGTTGTTTTGCTGGGAGGCAAAGAGGACGCCGCCACCGGCGAAGAAATAGCCGCCTACTTCGAACAACGCTCAGCGAACAACGCTCAACGAACTACGATTTACAACGCCTGCGGCAAGTACAGCCTCAACGGATCGGCCTCGCTGGTGCGGCAGGCAGCCAAAGTCATCAGCCACGACACCGGCCTGATGCACATCGCTGCCGCCTTCCAAAAGGATATTATCAGCGTGTGGGGCAACACCATTCCGGAGTTCGGCATGTATCCCTTCCGGACGCGGTATAAAGTGCTGGAAGTACAGGGCCTCAGCTGCCGCCCCTGCTCCAAAATAGGCTACAGCAAGTGTCCCAAGGGCCATTTTAAATGCATGCGGAACATTCCGTTTGATGATTTGGATATATGA